In Buchnera aphidicola (Chaetogeoica yunlongensis), the genomic stretch ATCAAACTAATTCTAATAATATTAATTTTTTATCAAAAACTATAATAAATAAAAAATTTTATCTTAATTTTCTCATATATTCATATAATAAAATAGAAATTGATATCCAATATTTTACTAAAAAATTAAAACTTATTATCAGAAATTTACTATCTAATACAAAATATTAAACACAAAATAATTTTTATCAAATTTTATAAAAATATAATACATCTAACAAAATATTAATTTTAATTATTAATTAATATTAAATTACTTTATAATAAATATTATATAAAATAATTAACTAATGCTAAAACATTCAAATCACTATGTCAGTACTAAAAATATTAAAATATCCAGATTATCGTTTAAGAAAAATTGCAAAACCAATATCAAACATAAATAGTGATATACATAAGATCATTAAAGATATGTTTGATACAATGTATTTTTACAACGGAATTGGATTAGCTGCTACACAAGTAAATATCCCATTACAAATAATAGTAATGGATGTAATTCTTGAATCAACTAATCCTATTACATTAATCAATCCTAAAATTATAAAAAAACACGGAACCATTATCACTCAAGAAGGATGTCTATCAATACCGTATTATCAAGAAAAAATCACAAGAGCAAAAGAAATTACAGTTGACGCATTCAATTCAACAGGAAAAAAAATTAAAATACATACAAAAGAAAATTTTACATTATCTATTTGCATTCAACATGAAATCGATCATTTGCTAGGAAAACTATTTATAGATCATCTTTCAGATCTTAAAAAAAAACGATTTATTAAAAAAATAAACAAAAAAAAATATGATTCTTAAAAATTCAAAAACTTTAAACATCGTTTTTGCTGGAACAAACGATTTTTCAAAAAACCACTTAAAAGTACTTATAAAACAAACTAGTCATAAAATCTTAGGAATAATTACACAACCAGATAAACCCTATGGAAGAGGACAAAATGTCGTTTCTACACCAACAAAAATTTTAGCTAAAAAATTTAATATTCCTGTTTTTCAACCAATATCATTAAATACAACAGAATTTTATAATCAAATACTTAATCTTAATGCAGATATTATGATAGTAGTGTCTTATGGAAAAATTATTCCCCAAACTATACTAAAAATTTTTCCATTAGGGGGAATAAATATTCATACATCTTTATTACCCAAATGGCGAGGCCCATCACCAATACAATCTTCTATTCTATATGGAGATAAATTAACTGGAATTACCATCATAAAAATGAGCAAAAATATTGATACTGGAAATATAATCTATTCATCACCTTGTATTATTAAAAATACAGATACCTGTTCGACTTTACAAAAAAGATTACAAACATTAAGTTGTAAAATATTAACTAAAATACTAATAAAATTTTTAAATAACTCTTATTACTCCATTCATCAAAGTAAACTAACTAAATATTCAAAAAAAATTAAAAAAACAGATGCTAAATTACTTTGGTCAACAGATGCAATAAAATTAGAAAGATTAATAAGAGCATATAATCCATGGCCTATTTGTTATTTTACAATTAATAAAAAATTGTCCATTAAAGTATGGTCAGCCAATGTTATAAGTAATCTATCTCAATACAAATATAAAACTGGAGAAATAATTTTAATAAATAAATATGGAATACAAATTAAAACAAAAAAAAATATTTTAAACATCCAACAAGTACAATTACCTGGAAAAAAAATTATGCTTGCAAAAAACCTATGTCATCCTAAATATCCATGGTGTAAACCAGGAATTCAATTAAAATAAAAAATTCAAATAAAACACAATCTAAAAAAACTTCTAAATTTAATACAAAAACTTTATTTGTAATCACAAAAACTAAACTATCATAATATTCTAAAAATAGTATGATGCTAAATTTTTAAAATATCTTGATTTTTATAATAAAAAACACTATTTCTAATTCCTAATGATAAATGTAATACACTTATTTTGTTTTTAAATATAAAGACACATAAAGTATTCTATAACTAAAACTTCTAAAATCTCAATATTAAATCATGTAATAAAAACACCAAAAATTTCTATACCTCTAATATAAGATATTGTTAATAAAATAATCAAATATTCACAAAAATTTATTGAATTAATAACATTCGTTAAATCTATATATTCATCTTCTTTTACTATTACAAATATTATTTTGACTTTTAATTTTTTTAATGAATTAAATCAAAAATTTTACATTACTATAATAAAAAATTATTTTATAAAATACATCAATTTTATTTAAATATTTCATTAATATTTCTATGTTTTTATAAAATAATAAAATAACAAATACATCATCTAGTTCTAAGTTAATAAAAGAATAAAAATAATTATTTTTATAAAAAATAAAATACTCAACAAAAAAATTATCTCATTATACTAAATAGATTATCGCTATCACCAAAATAAGATTCCTAAATAGTCCTAAATCTCTTAATGCTCTAGAAGTACCACATATCTTAAAATCACTTTAAAATTATATTTATCTCAAAACTAAAAAATAAAAAAATCATTAATATCCATTAATTTCATATTTTTTTCAGTCACTAAACACTTAGCTAAATTTCTTCCAATATACCTAACATCTAAAATAATAA encodes the following:
- the def gene encoding peptide deformylase → MSVLKILKYPDYRLRKIAKPISNINSDIHKIIKDMFDTMYFYNGIGLAATQVNIPLQIIVMDVILESTNPITLINPKIIKKHGTIITQEGCLSIPYYQEKITRAKEITVDAFNSTGKKIKIHTKENFTLSICIQHEIDHLLGKLFIDHLSDLKKKRFIKKINKKKYDS
- the fmt gene encoding methionyl-tRNA formyltransferase: MILKNSKTLNIVFAGTNDFSKNHLKVLIKQTSHKILGIITQPDKPYGRGQNVVSTPTKILAKKFNIPVFQPISLNTTEFYNQILNLNADIMIVVSYGKIIPQTILKIFPLGGINIHTSLLPKWRGPSPIQSSILYGDKLTGITIIKMSKNIDTGNIIYSSPCIIKNTDTCSTLQKRLQTLSCKILTKILIKFLNNSYYSIHQSKLTKYSKKIKKTDAKLLWSTDAIKLERLIRAYNPWPICYFTINKKLSIKVWSANVISNLSQYKYKTGEIILINKYGIQIKTKKNILNIQQVQLPGKKIMLAKNLCHPKYPWCKPGIQLK